In Triticum urartu cultivar G1812 chromosome 6, Tu2.1, whole genome shotgun sequence, the following proteins share a genomic window:
- the LOC125517109 gene encoding AAA-ATPase At3g28510-like, which translates to MSLALDDHEDVVDHFRGANMRWSKIKVVPRATTIVTNGPGRTGERRMYRLTFHRRHRRLVEDAYLPHVLAEGRDAIARARQRSLHTNKPKDDWEGDYDAWSSVKFEHPSTFSTLAMDPTRKQEILDDLQMFRDSRDYYASIGKTWKRGYLLFGPPGTGKSTMIAAMANFLDYDVYDLELTSVKSNTELKRLFIRTKGKSIIVIEDIDCSIDLTGKRSNKKKTDDGEKDKESKVTLSGVLNFIDGLWSACGGERIIVFTTNHKENLDPALIRRGRMDMHIEMSYCCFESFKVLAKNYLGVEEHYMFSEIRQLLGEVNISPADVAENLMPRSKEKDVDSCLGRLVMALKEKSSARNKDGDENDNSGKQQEEDKNKKRDISNDDKKEDDVP; encoded by the coding sequence ATGAGCCTCGCCCTGGACGACCACGAGGATGTCGTCGACCACTTTCGCGGCGCCAACATGCGCTGGAGCAAGATCAAGGTGGTTCCCCGTGCCACCACCATCGTCACCAACGGCCCCGGCCGCACCGGGGAGCGCCGCATGTACCGCCTCACCTTCCACCGCCGCCACCGGCGGCTTGTCGAGGACGCCTACCTGCCGCACGTCCTCGCCGAGGGCCGTGACGCCATCGCCAGGGCCCGCCAGCGCAGCCTCCACACCAACAAGCCCAAGGACGACTGGGAGGGAGACTACGACGCCTGGAGCAGCGTCAAGTTCGAGCACCCCTCCACCTTCTCCACCCTCGCCATGGACCCCACCAGGAAGCAGGAGATCCTTGACGATCTCCAGATGTTCCGTGACAGCAGGGACTACTACGCCTCCATTGGCAAGACGTGGAAGCGGGGTTACCTGCTGTTTGGGCCTCCTGGCACCGGCAAGTCCACCATGATCGCCGCCATGGCCAACTTCCTCGACTACGACGTCTACGACCTCGAGCTCACGTCGGTCAAGAGCAACACGGAGCTAAAGAGACTCTTCATTCGCACAAAAGGCAAGTCCATCATCGTTATTGAGGACATTGATTGCTCCATCGATCTCACAGGCAAGCGCAGTAACAAGAAGAAGACGGACGATGGAGAAAAGGACAAGGAGAGCAAGGTCACGCTGTCCGGGGTGCTCAACTTCATTGACGGGCTATGGTCTGCTTGTGGAGGAGAACGGATCATTGTGTTCACGACCAACCACAAGGAGAACCTAGACCCGGCACTGATCCGACGTGGCAGGATGGACATGCACATCGAGATGTCCTACTGCTGCTTCGAGTCCTTCAAGGTGCTCGCCAAGAACTACCTTGGTGTCGAAGAGCATTATATGTTCAGTGAGATTCGGCAGCTTCTAGGCGAGGTCAACATATCGCCGGCTGATGTAGCAGAGAATCTGATGCCTAGGTCGAAGGAGAAGGACGTGGACAGCTGTCTCGGTAGACTGGTTATGGCGCTTAAGGAGAAATCATCTGCTAGGAACAAAGATGGAGATGAGAATGACAATAGTGGCAAACAACAGGAGGAAGACAAGAACAAAAAGCGCGACATTAGCAACGATGACAAGAAAGAAGATGATGTACCATGA
- the LOC125517110 gene encoding uncharacterized protein LOC125517110: MAKELGRDEQPPLDDENLLPEILLRLPPQPSSPPRASLVCKRWRRLVSDPGFLRRFQIHHRRSPPLLGCFVQEPHGISFLPALKAPNRVPPGRLSFQSGHYNGFKLLNCRHGLVLIADKTRHHRFLVWDTITGDQYHLAIPALFDTEEVVLINGAVLRAAGDTHHFQVVCVATRRLDLHRRQAALACFYSSETGAWGNLISTPIPSDLDSQSNLHIYLFGITIMEAPAMLLGDSLYWTLTDDSSSILEFDLQRQSLAVIRMPEDVYKYEGHITVIRADSGGLGFLMLTDFTLQLWKRKIHFDGVASWGLEKTIELDKLLSLNPEKGSIMILGFAEENRMVFLGTFIGLFALQLHSLQFKKLSETKRKSHYHPFESVYTAETDVGGEHGRAELLNNA, from the exons ATGGCGAAAGAGTTGG GGCGAGATGAGCAGCCGCCGCTGGATGACGAAAACCTACTCCCCGAGAtcctcctccgcctcccgccGCAGCCCTCCTCCCCCCCCCGCGCCTCCCTCGTCTGCAAGCGTTGGCGCCGCCTCGTCTCCGACCCCGGCTTCCTCCGCCGCTTCCAGATCCACCACCGCCGCAGCCCTCCCCTCCTCGGTTGCTTCGTCCAAGAACCTCACGGTATCTCCTTTCTACCTGCTCTCAAGGCCCCCAACCGTGTCCCTCCTGGCCGCCTCTCTTTCCAGTCCGGCCACTATAACGGCTTTAAGCTACTCAACTGCCGCCATGGCCTCGTGCTCATCGCCGACAAGACGCGGCACCACCGATTCCTCGTGTGGGACACCATCACCGGCGACCAGTACCACCTAGCCATCCCCGCGCTATTCGACACGGAAGAGGTGGTGCTGATCAACGGGGCGGTGCTTCGTGCTGCGGGAGACACCCATCACTTCCAGGTGGTCTGTGTAGCAACACGCAGACTCGATCTGCATCGTCGACAAGCAGCGCTCGCCTGCTTTTACTCGTCGGAGACCGGCGCGTGGGGTAACCTCATCTCGACACCCATTCCGTCCGACCTCGACTCCCAGTCAAACCTTCATATCTACTTATTTGGCATCACAATTATGGAAGCGCCCGCAATGCTTCTCGGGGACTCTCTTTACTGGACTCTTACTGATGATTCATCAAGCATCCTTGAATTTGATCTTCAGAGGCAGAGTCTGGCTGTAATACGGATGCCCGAGGATGTGTATAAGTATGAAGGTCACATCACGGTTATAAGGGCAGATAGTGGTGGGCTGGGTTTCCTCATGCTGACAGACTTCACCCTGCAATTATGGAAGCGGAAGATTCATTTCGACGGTGTTGCCTCATGGGGGCTGGAAAAAACTATTGAATTGGACAAGCTACTTTCCCTTAATCCAGAGAAGGGCAGCATTATGATACTTGGGTTTGCTGAGGAAAACAGGATGGTGTTCCTGGGGACATTTATCGGCCTCTTTGCACTCCAGCTTCACTCATTGCAGTTCAAAAAGCTATCTGAAACCAAAAGAAAATCTCACTACCATCCATTTGAAAGTGTGTATACTGCAG AAACAGATGTTGGAGGTGAACATGGTCGAGCTGAACTTTTGAACAATGCTTAA